One window of the Rhipicephalus sanguineus isolate Rsan-2018 chromosome 4, BIME_Rsan_1.4, whole genome shotgun sequence genome contains the following:
- the LOC119389660 gene encoding zinc finger protein 628 has protein sequence MSLSSGGGGQPPSGVGGGGGDCYGAPPTSSGGGPGAPMQNGAYSWVGPPAALSQKSWPPGYQASLTNLFLKKNPLHFGTGISQLAAASSYLEKMSSLGAAEHHHKCPHPDAKDKPYPCDLCHKYLTICNTLRDQQQPRPSHGGGPGGAPPPGVGGGGGPPPLGAASALGAERKGGGPLLGSSASAQQPPPGQQQQQQQQQQQGAAALTPASLLERTNGHGHHHHHGAHHGAAAAAGGHGGAPRPRPPPTKQFLCPVCHKYFTQKGNLKTHMMIHTGEKPYSCQVCGKSFTQKGNVDTHMKIHTGEKDFGCEACGKRFTQKGNLKTHVRSVHTKEKPFACGVCGKCFSQKGNMQTHMRTHNKEDRFPCTLCGKTFSQKGNLKTHMQRHTGQLPPRRYGSRGSRATQAVTGGLLHRPHLAAAAAAFASLASTSAQQQQPGSSSSPKPHTGGDKSPARGSGPPTPLSPDLRRGPSEDTSPGPPGGPDPPRPFYSAPPTPAPPPPHSPRWLVHPRHYDGGFQAPPYPSSLHHPPLASRLALLGAGSPQHQPHSGAASPDDKAPSQHLGSAGNPSGGDSFHSPANPDFSQLLE, from the coding sequence ATGTCGCTGAGCAGCGGCGGCGGGGGCCAGCCGCCGTCGGGCgtaggtggcggcggcggcgactgCTACGGGGCCCCACCGACGAGCAGCGGTGGCGGCCCGGGGGCCCCCATGCAGAACGGCGCCTACTCGTGGGTCGGGCCGCCGGCGGCGCTCAGCCAGAAGAGCTGGCCGCCGGGCTACCAGGCCAGCCTGACCAACCTGTTCCTGAAGAAGAACCCGCTCCACTTCGGCACGGGCATCTCACAGCTGGCGGCCGCGTCCTCCTACCTGGAGAAGATGTCCTCGCTGGGCGCCGCCGAACACCACCACAAGTGCCCGCACCCGGACGCCAAGGACAAGCCGTACCCGTGCGACCTGTGCCACAAGTACCTGACCATCTGCAACACGCTGCGCGAccagcagcagccgcggccgtCGCACGGGGGCGGACCGGGGGGCGCGCCGCCGCCGGGAGTGGGAGGGGGAGGTGGGCCGCCCCCCCTCGGTGCCGCCTCGGCACTGGGCGCCGAGCGCAAGGGCGGGGGACCGCTGCTGGGCTCCTCGGCCTCGGCGCAGCAGCCACCGCCAggacaacagcagcagcagcaacagcagcagcaacagggcGCGGCGGCGCTGACGCCGGCGTCACTTCTGGAGCGCACCAACGGCCacggccaccaccaccaccatggaGCGCACCACGGGGCCGCTGCTGCAGCGGGGGGCCACGGCGGTGCGCCCAGGCCGCGCCCACCGCCCACCAAGCAGTTCCTGTGCCCGGTGTGCCACAAGTACTTCACCCAGAAGGGCAACCTCAAGACGCACATGATGATTCACACGGGCGAGAAGCCCTACTCTTGCCAGGTGTGCGGCAAGAGCTTCACGCAGAAGGGCAACGTGGACACGCACATGAAGATCCATACGGGCGAGAAGGACTTTGGCTGCGAGGCGTGCGGGAAACGCTTTACCCAGAAAGGAAACCTGAAAACCCACGTGCGGAGCGTGCACACGAAGGAGAAGCCCTTCGCGTGCGGCGTCTGCGGCAAGTGCTTCTCGCAGAAGGGCAACATGCAGacgcacatgcgcacgcacaACAAGGAGGACCGTTTTCCGTGTACTCTCTGCGGCAAAACGTTCTCCCAGAAGGGGAACCTCAAGACGCACATGCAGCGTCACACGGGACAGCTGCCGCCCCGCCGCTACGGCTCGCGGGGCTCGCGCGCCACCCAGGCTGTCACCGGGGGTCTCCTTCACCGGCCTCacttggccgccgccgccgcagccttTGCCTCACTCGCCTCCACGTCTGCCCAGCAGCAACAACCGGGCTCCTCATCGTCGCCCAAGCCGCACACCGGAGGAGACAAGTCGCCCGCGCGGGGCAGCGGTCCACCGACGCCGCTCAGCCCCGACCTGCGCCGCGGGCCTTCCGAAGACACGTCGCCCGGCCCTCCCGGCGGGCCCGATCCGCCGCGGCCTTTCTActcggcgccgccgacgccggcgccTCCGCCGCCGCACTCGCCACGCTGGTTGGTGCACCCGCGCCACTACGACGGCGGGTTCCAGGCGCCTCCTTACCCGTCGTCGTTGCACCATCCTCCGCTGGCATCGCGGCTTGCCCTTCTCGGCGCCGGCTCACCGCAGCACCAGCCGCATAGCGGCGCCGCGTCACCCGATGACAAGGCGCCGTCTCAGCATCTGGGCTCCGCCGGGAACCCTAGCGGGGGTGACTCGTTCCACTCGCCGGCCAACCCGGACTTCTCGCAGCTGCTCGAGTGA